A window of the Schistocerca nitens isolate TAMUIC-IGC-003100 chromosome 5, iqSchNite1.1, whole genome shotgun sequence genome harbors these coding sequences:
- the LOC126260872 gene encoding ATP-dependent RNA helicase WM6, producing MADNDDLLDYEDEEQPEQTIVEGSGDTQPSKKEVKGTYVSIHSSGFRDFLLKPEILRAIVDCGFEHPSEVQHECIPQAVLGMDILCQAKSGMGKTAVFVLATLQQLEPTENQVYVLVMCHTRELAFQISKEYERFSKYMPQTKVGVFFGGLPIQKDEAELKNNVPHIVVGTPGRILALVRSKKLNLKHLKHFILDECDKMLELLDMRRDVQEIFRNTPHGKQVMMFSATLSKEIRPVCKKFMQDPMEVYVDDEAKLTLHGLQQHYVKLKENEKNKKLFELLDILEFNQVVIFVKSVQRCMALAQLLIEQNFPAIAIHRGMLQEERLSRYQQFKDFQKRILVATNLFGRGMDIERVNIVFNYDMPENSDTYLHRVARAGRFGTKGLAITFVSDESDAKILNDVQDRFDVNITELPDEIDLSSYIEGR from the exons ATGGCTGATAATGATGACCTTTTGGACTATGAAGATGAGGAGCAGCCTGAACAGACTATTGTGGAAGGATCAGGAGATACTCAGCCATCCAAGAAGGAAGTGAAGGGAACATATGTGTCAATTCACAGTTCTGGATTCAGAGATTTCCTGCTGAAACCAGAGATTTTGAGAGCAATTGTAGATTGTGGTTTTGAACATCCATCAGAGG TGCAGCATGAGTGCATTCCACAGGCTGTACTTGGGATGGATATTTTATGCCAAGCAAAATCTGGAATGGGGAAAACCGCTGTATTTGTCTTGGCAACTTTGCAGCAACTGGAACCAACAGAAAATCAAGTGTATGTTTTGGTCATGTGTCACACTCGAGAACTGGCCTTCCAGATCAGCAAAGAGTATGAACGCTTTTCAAAGTACATGCCGCAAACAAAG GTTGGTGTGTTTTTCGGTGGCCTTCCTATTCAAAAGGATGAGGCAGAATTGAAGAACAATGTTCCACACATAGTTGTAGGAACTCCTGGACGTATTTTGGCATTAGTTCGTTCAAAGAAGCTAAACTTGAAACATCtgaagcacttcattcttgatgaaTGTGATAAAATGCTTGAATTACTTG atatGAGGAGAGATGTCCAAGAGATCTTTCGCAACACTCCTCATGGGAAACAAGTTATGATGTTCAGCGCAACGTTAAGCAAGGAGATACGGCCAGTGTGCAAGAAATTTATGCAAGAT CCGATGGAGGTATACGTGGATGATGAAGCCAAGTTAACCCTACATGGTTTGCAACAGCATTATGTGAAgctcaaagaaaatgaaaaaaataagaagctCTTTGAACTGCTTGACATATTAGAATTTAATCAG GTTGTGATATTTGTGAAATCAGTACAGCGATGTATGGCCCTTGCACAACTGTTGATAGAGCAGAATTTTCCAGCCATAGCCATTCATAGAGGAATGCTGCAGGAAGAGCGACTCTCGAGGTATCAGCAGTTCAAGGATTTTCAAAAG AGAATTTTGGTGGCAACAAACCTTTTTGGTCGGGGTATGGATATTGAAAGAGTGAACATTGTTTTCAATTATGACATGCCAGAGAATTCGGACACTTACTTGCACAGAGTTGCTCGTGCTGGACGATTTGGTACCAAA GGTTTGGCAATTACATTTGTAAGTGATGAATCTGATGCCAAGATACTAAATGATGTTCAAGATCGTTTTGATGTGAACATTACAGAATTACCTGATGAAATTGACCTTTCATCATACA ttgAAGGTCGATGA